From a single Lolium rigidum isolate FL_2022 chromosome 7, APGP_CSIRO_Lrig_0.1, whole genome shotgun sequence genomic region:
- the LOC124675450 gene encoding pentatricopeptide repeat-containing protein At3g22150, chloroplastic-like codes for MAPPQCAVSPPPASPTNAKTRTQLAVAATQVKKLCKQGRLEHARRLLLDALPRPPPTLLCNVLLIAYVSAALPDHALRLYALLNRAARPPPRSDHYTYSCALTACARARRLRHGRSVHAHLLRRARALPDTAVLRNSLLNLYASCARYRHGAGGVDVVRSLFDAMPTSKRNVVSWNTLFSWYVRTGRPEEALEMFAQMLEDGVRPTPVSFINIFPAAGSVDPSWPFVLYGLLIKHGVEYVNDLFVVSSAIGMFSETGDVQSARTVFDRAAKKNIEVWNTMITGYVQNGRFSEAIDLFTQILGSKAVPPDVVTFLSAITAASQSQDGRLGQQLHCYLMKGLRSELPVILGNALAVMYSRCGNVQTAFELFDRLPEKDIVSWNTMVTAFVQNDFDFEGLLLVYQMQKSGFVPDAVTLTAALSAASNTGDLQIGKQSHGYLIRHGIEGEGLESYLIDMYSKSGRVDMAQKVFDSHGTGRDEVTWNAMIAGYTQSGQPEQAVLAFRAMIQAGVEPTSVTLASVLPACDPVGGGVCAGKQIHSFALRHSLDTNVFVGTALVDMYSKCGEISAAENVFGGMTEKSTVTYTTMISGLGQHGFGERALSLFYLMQDKGLKPDAVTFLAAISACNYSGLVDEGLSLYRSMETFGLSATPQHHCCIVDLLAKAGRADEAYDFVESLGEDGNFIAIWGSLLASCKAQGKMELAAWATEKVLNIEKQYGHAGYNALLSQLFAAEGNWSGADSLRKEMRLRRLMKKAGSSWIEVQSPALQDRSIERSQNYPENENILLMLDGDI; via the coding sequence ATGGCTCCTCCTCAGTGCGCCGTCTCGCCGCCTCCCGCTTCCCCCACCAATGCCAAGACCAGGACGcagctggcggtggcggcgacgcagGTCAAGAAGCTGTGCAAGCAGGGGCGCCTCGAGCACgcgcggcggctgctgctggacgcgctgccgcgcccgccgccgacGCTGCTCTGCAACGTGCTCCTCATCGCCTACGTCTCCGCCGCGCTCCCGGACCACGCGCTCCGCCTCTACGCGCTCCTCAACCGCGCCGCGCGCCCGCCGCCCCGCTCCGACCACTACACCTACTCCTGCGCGCTCACCGCCtgcgcccgcgcccgccgcctGCGCCACGGCAGGTCCGTCCACGCgcacctcctccgccgcgcccgcgcgctcCCGGACACCGCCGTCCTCCGCAACTCGCTGCTCAACCTCTACGCCTCCTGCGCGCGCTACCGCCACGGCGCCGGCGGCGTGGACGTCGTCCGCAGCCTGTTCGACGCAATGCCCACCAGTAAAAGGAACGTCGTTTCCTGGAACACACTCTTCAGCTGGTACGTCAGGACCGGCCGTCCCGAGGAAGCCCTGGAGATGTTCGCGCAGATGCTGGAGGATGGCGTCAGGCCCACGCCGGTCAGCTTCATCAACATCTTCCCAGCAGCAGGAAGCGTAGACCCCAGCTGGCCATTCGTGCTCTACGGTCTGCTGATAAAGCATGGGGTGGAGTACGTCAACGATCTCTTCGTCGTCAGCTCCGCGATCGGCATGTTCTCCGAGACCGGGGATGTGCAGTCAGCTCGGACGGTCTTCGACCGCGCTGCGAAGAAGAACATCGAGGTTTGGAACACGATGATCACTGGGTACGTGCAGAACGGGCGGTTCTCTGAGGCCATAGATCTTTTTACCCAGATACTGGGGTCTAAAGCGGTTCCGCCGGATGTAGTGACCTTCTTGTCAGCCATCACGGCGGCCTCGCAGTCACAGGATGGCAGGCTGGGTCAGCAACTGCATTGCTACTTGATGAAAGGGTTGCGCAGCGAGCTGCCCGTGATACTCGGTAACGCGCTTGCTGTGATGTACTCCAGGTGCGGCAATGTCCAAACTGCATTTGAGCTGTTCGATCGGCTGCCAGAGAAGGACATTGTTTCTTGGAACACCATGGTCACTGCTTTTGTGCAAAATGATTTCGACTTCGAGGGCCTGTTGCTCGTTTACCAGATGCAGAAGTCAGGCTTCGTTCCTGATGCGGTGACGTTGACTGCAGCGCTGTCTGCAGCTTCCAATACGGGAGACCTTCAGATTGGTAAGCAATCACACGGTTATCTCATCAGGCATGGCATTGAGGGTGAGGGCTTGGAGAGCTATCTAATTGACATGTACTCCAAATCTGGTCGTGTGGACATGGCCCAGAAAGTGTTTGATAGCCATGGGACTGGCAGAGATGAGGTCACTTGGAATGCCATGATAGCAGGGTACACACAGAGTGGCCAGCCTGAACAGGCGGTCTTAGCATTCCGGGCGATGATTCAGGCAGGTGTGGAACCTACTTCGGTAACACTTGCTTCAGTGCTTCCTGCGTGTGACCCTGTTGGAGGAGGTGTATGTGCGGGGAAGCAGATCCATTCTTTTGCTCTGCGCCATTCTTTGGATACCAATGTATTTGTCGGTACAGCTCTTGTCGATATGTACTCCAAGTGTGGGGAGATTTCTGCCGCAGAAAATGTCTTTGGTGGCATGACGGAGAAGAGCACTGTCACCTACACGACGATGATTTCTGGCCTTGGTCAGCACGGTTTCGGCGAGAGAGCACTATCCCTCTTCTACTTGATGCAAGACAAGGGGTTAAAGCCTGACGCTGTGACCTTCTTGGCGGCCATTTCAGCATGTAATTACTCTGGACTGGTCGATGAAGGTCTTTCTTTGTACAGGTCAATGGAAACATTTGGACTTTCAGCCACTCCTCAGCACCATTGCTGTATTGTGGACTTGTTGGCTAAAGCCGGGAGGGCGGACGAAGCATACGACTTTGTAGAAAGCTTGGGTGAGGATGGGAACTTCATTGCTATCTGGGGATCGCTTCTTGCATCCTGCAAAGCACAGGGCAAGATGGAGTTAGCAGCATGGGCGACTGAGAAGGTGCTCAACATCGAGAAGCAGTATGGTCATGCAGGCTACAATGCTTTGCTATCGCAGTTATTTGCTGCTGAAGGTAACTGGAGTGGCGCTGATAGTTTGAGAAAAGAGATGAGGTTAAGAAGGTTGATGAAAAAAGCAGGTTCAAGTTGGATCGAAGTCCAAAGTCCAGCATTACAGGACAGGTCTATCGAGAGAAGCCAAAATTATCCTGAAAATGAGAACATATTACTGATGCTTGATGGGGATATTTGA